ATCCGCTCCCAAAACTGGTTTCCTGGTAAGCTTTCAACAGCCATGTATGCAAAGTATCCCCAGAGTACTGATGTTGGGATCTTTTTCAGAAGAGGCATGGCTGCAAGGCATCCTCCCACCATTAAAGATTGAAGCAAGTTACTGAGTCGCTGTTCTTTCACCTCAACAGGTATCAAATCATCAATCTCTTTCTCAACATCAAATATCGACTCATCAACTGGAGCACTAGTATTTTCTATGCTTGAAGCTGATTTAGTCGTTGACTCTTTCAATTCATTTAATCTCTGTTCAGGAATAAAGTTTGAACAATGTTTACTACATGTGTATGTAGTTCAGATAGTAGCATGGGAAGAAAAAGAAAACTATCATATATGGATGAATTGATTAAGTCGTGAAAGCACCATACTCGAGCTGATGGCTCTTGGTAAATTAGTGGACTCTGCATCTCTTGATAAGCTTCTTGCAACTTTCCATATACTTGAACCAAACTGGCATTCTTACCCAAACATTCACGTGCTGTTTTCACCAATCGATTTCGAAGAAGCTGAATGCACATAGAGGACAAAGAAGCAATGAATATGTTGAGCTCTGTGAATATAAATGTGATCATCTTAAAGTAAATTGTGAATGACAATGTAGTTAAATGAGTGGATGCTTTCTTATTATGTGTAGACAACAATGAAATTCAGCTTTAGTATAAAGATTTTATCATTAGTTGATCGCCAAAAGGAGAAGTTCTTGTCTAATAAAAACCTGATGCTTAAGTGTAGCCAAACTCTTAGTATGCATCGGAGATTGTGGAATGACACCATTTGATGGAGGAATCCCTGTAAGACCACAGAATATGACCTGCAACATTGAAGAAAGTCGCTGAAATACAGTGTTAATTATATAAAACAACTAAAATGTGAGAGTAGATTAGAAGGATTTCTCCTTACCATAAATCctaataaaaataaatcataatGAAATGAAGGTGGCTTTCGCAAGTTGAATTCACTCTGCTGTGCAAGTTGAGATGCCACACTGTGGTCAAAATAGTACAGAACTGCAATCATAGTGGCTGGAATAAAAGCTCCAATTATGTAGAGGACTGGAACTTGTATCATGTCCTGGGGATCAGCAATCACAACCGTTTATATTATAATATCATTTCAAGAGAAGGAAGATGCTACATAATCTGCTTCTGTATCAAGAAAGAAACTTACCTTCATGACTGTCCAGTTGCTGTATGCACCCGGAGACCATGGATTTGGGCTAAGAAGGCGCCTTGGAATTCCTTCTGGAACATTACCGGCTGGTATGTAAGAGGCAGCTGTCCAGACAACAACCAATAATGGAACACCATAATCCGCTATAAGGCCTCGAAGCCAACCTGTGTAGGGTGACATGGAACATGGTCTTAGAAGAATGGAAACATGATTAATGCACCTCAAGCTAACTAAAAGAAATATGCAACTATCAATTTTTATCCCAGAGGGCGATCCCAATTATTTCTGACACTAAATGCTGCCAAGCCTTTTACCACCATCAACTTTGTTCATTATGATTTAAGAATCTTCCTTCATGAAAGAAGTCGGGGTTGCACATTTTAAAGTTTCATTCAGTCCAATATCATTTAAATTTATGTGAGTGTGCTTACCAGAGCCATATCGCCAAGATCTTGCTTTGCGACTTTTCAATGCGGTGAGCAGAAGGCCAAATGACATAACCAGGGCAAACATACCATTGGCAAACCTCCATGAAGGAAGGTATTCTGACAAATGGCTATTTTCTCTGTTCGGTATACGAAATTCATCGATAAGTCCCTACATACATCAACTTATTCAGTAATCACAGAGAGATGCTTGCAAGTGAATACTCGAAAAAGTAATCTCACAAACATCATGTCAAAACAAGAATTTAATGCTTCTTACTATTCTACCAATGAGATGAAATACATTATAGCCACTTTTATTGGTAACCATAAAAACTACTGGTCCCCAACCACCTACCTTTTTAGTCTCCCATAAGTCTGTTGCTCAAAATACCACAATGTTTTGTTTCTGATATATCAAAATCTGAATACCAACTAATGAAACCTATACAAAATTAACAAAATTTCCACTTACTTTTATGGCTTCTTGCATAAAAAGCATTGCAATAAGCAGTCCAAACAATTCTCCCGCAAGACGAGTGAACCTATTAATGATTGAACATGCTCCTAGAATAGCAAGAAGGAATAACAAAATTGCAGTCCAAACACATACCCTGCAAAAACAACATTCATGAATCAATATAAACGAAAGATACTTGAACAATTTTCTAAGCTGAAACTTCAATTATCAGGAGAATAGATGTTGAAGTGCAAATGTGCAATATATCAATGCAAGCACGGGTATAATACCATCCAGTCCAAGCTAGAAAGAGCTTTGGTCCCAGCTCTGGTCTATCCTTCGCAAAGTTGTACATGAATGTGTACATAAGTACAGTAGGTTCGGCAACTCCAAGAATAAGCAAAGGTTGACCACCCATTATAGAGTGTATAATACCACATATTGCAGTAGAAGCTAAAGTTTGCACAGCTGTAAGTGATCCATCTGTCGATCCAAAGGCATCGTTTTAAATGCGAAATTGTATGAGAATGGGGAAAACAGAAATATGATCATTAAGAATTTTTATATTATACCTGTACTTCTTTCCAGTTGTTCACCAAATGATATCACAGGAATTGCTGAAGCAAAAAATATATATGTCGTAGGGGCCAAAATCCTAAATAGACAAATATGTTAAAGATCCAAACTATTGGAAATGTCCATTTCGATATTATTCCATGTAGTCATGGTGGCATAATGTAAACATACCTTACACCTGATTTAAAACCACCAATCCAATCCTGTTTATAGCACATCAACCTTCCATTAACATCATTCTTGATACCACGAAACGGAACAAAACTCTCTTCCATATTTTCTTCTTTTCTCAAGAAACTAAAGCTAGTAAACAGCAATAGCTTCTACTAGCACAAGAT
This sequence is a window from Apium graveolens cultivar Ventura chromosome 9, ASM990537v1, whole genome shotgun sequence. Protein-coding genes within it:
- the LOC141684125 gene encoding putative boron transporter 2, with the translated sequence MEESFVPFRGIKNDVNGRLMCYKQDWIGGFKSGVRILAPTTYIFFASAIPVISFGEQLERSTDGSLTAVQTLASTAICGIIHSIMGGQPLLILGVAEPTVLMYTFMYNFAKDRPELGPKLFLAWTGWVCVWTAILLFLLAILGACSIINRFTRLAGELFGLLIAMLFMQEAIKGLIDEFRIPNRENSHLSEYLPSWRFANGMFALVMSFGLLLTALKSRKARSWRYGSGWLRGLIADYGVPLLVVVWTAASYIPAGNVPEGIPRRLLSPNPWSPGAYSNWTVMKDMIQVPVLYIIGAFIPATMIAVLYYFDHSVASQLAQQSEFNLRKPPSFHYDLFLLGFMVIFCGLTGIPPSNGVIPQSPMHTKSLATLKHQLLRNRLVKTARECLGKNASLVQVYGKLQEAYQEMQSPLIYQEPSARRLNELKESTTKSASSIENTSAPVDESIFDVEKEIDDLIPVEVKEQRLSNLLQSLMVGGCLAAMPLLKKIPTSVLWGYFAYMAVESLPGNQFWERILLLFTAPSRRYKILEDNHATFVETVPFKTIAFFTIFQAAYLLITFGITWIPLAGVLFPLIIMLLVPIRQYILPKFFKEGHLQDLDAAEYEEASALPYNLAMDTEIGSSASFADDREIFDDVITRSRGEIRRMCSVKLTGCSEKPRKSFIKSFSDKGYSPRLSEIRGDLSPRFGGRGPFSPRTTEGKPSLLGKQI